The Molothrus ater isolate BHLD 08-10-18 breed brown headed cowbird chromosome 1, BPBGC_Mater_1.1, whole genome shotgun sequence genome includes a window with the following:
- the BLOC1S4 gene encoding biogenesis of lysosome-related organelles complex 1 subunit 4: MAAAAGAGDRAGAELPDAGPGADSGNVSQSQSRASGLGEAEDEDASEASLSATAAAYSAYLLADRSLFSEQIESLDKSLEDLLTRVDEFVGMLDMIRSDSSQVVNESIPQIYTKATEMRQIYRKIDKLEAFVKMIGNSVAGLEERVTKAETDLGAFPSTFKKLLHTISMPSFLNKSSSSRQQQTLYEPPVLFKTEDYFPCLNEAPY, encoded by the exons ATGGCGGCGGCTGCCGGCGCTGGTGACCGGGCTGGAGCCGAGCTGCCGGACGCCGGCCCCGGCGCGGACAGCGGGAACGTGTCCCAGAGCCAAAGCAGGGCCTCCGGCCTCGGGGAGGCGGAGGACGAGGATGCCTCGGAGGCGTCGCTCAGCGCCACCGCCGCCGCCTACTCCGCGTACCTGCTCGCCGACCGCAGCCTCTTCAGCGAGCAG ATAGAAAGCTTAGACAAGAGTCTAGAAGACTTACTGACCAGGGTGGATGAATTCGTGGGAATGCTGGATATG ATTCGAAGTGATTCCTCTCAAGTTGTCAATGAAAGTATACCTCAAATTTATACAAAAGCCACAGAAATGAGGCAGATATATAGGAAGATTGACAAACTAGAG GCTTTTGTGAAAATGATTGGGAATAGCGTAGCTGGACTGGAAGAACGGGTCACAAAGGCAGAAACAGACCTTGGAGCTTTTCCAAGCACCTTCAAGAAACTCTTGCACACAATCAGCATGCCATCCTTCCTTAAT AAATCATCTTCCTCACGACAGCAACAGACCCTCTATGAACCTCCAGTCCTCTTCAAGACTGAAGACTATTTTCCATGTCTTAATGAAGCACCTTATTGA